In Hydrogenovibrio thermophilus, the following are encoded in one genomic region:
- a CDS encoding riboflavin synthase, producing MFTGIIEAEGTIRKIQPVNGDAKMTIATGKLDMSDVKIGDSIACNGVCLTAVELGHDFYVADVSAETLTVSTLGHLKVGSQVNLEKALRLQDRLGGHLVSGHVDGVGKVASIRQEARSWRYQIESPVALSKYIAAKGSICINGISLTVNQVDGNSFDVNIVPHTRQETTIKDFQVGTEVNLEVDLLARYLERMLTAPQDDEQTAPGGVTETLLADRGFI from the coding sequence ATGTTTACAGGCATTATCGAAGCAGAAGGCACCATCCGAAAAATTCAGCCGGTCAATGGGGATGCGAAAATGACCATCGCCACTGGAAAGCTGGACATGAGCGATGTCAAAATCGGTGACAGTATCGCATGCAACGGTGTGTGTTTGACGGCTGTAGAACTCGGGCATGATTTTTACGTCGCTGATGTGTCGGCGGAAACGCTGACGGTCTCAACGCTGGGACACTTGAAAGTTGGTTCGCAGGTGAACCTGGAAAAGGCATTGCGTTTGCAGGATCGATTGGGCGGCCATTTGGTCAGCGGGCACGTGGATGGTGTCGGCAAAGTGGCTTCGATTCGCCAGGAAGCACGTTCCTGGCGTTACCAGATCGAATCGCCGGTGGCGTTGAGCAAGTATATTGCCGCGAAAGGGTCCATCTGTATCAACGGCATCAGTTTGACCGTGAATCAGGTGGACGGTAATAGCTTTGATGTTAATATTGTGCCGCATACACGGCAGGAAACTACAATTAAGGATTTTCAGGTCGGCACCGAAGTCAACCTGGAAGTTGATTTGCTGGCGCGCTATTTGGAACGGATGCTGACCGCGCCGCAAGACGATGAACAAACCGCACCCGGTGGCGTGACCGAAACGCTGTTGGCCGACCGCGGTTTTATCTAA
- the nusB gene encoding transcription antitermination factor NusB encodes MNRSDFKPGDGVEVMEEEGPVSPRTQSRRVALQALYQWQMNHTEPFDIIKQFSEDGLLGDVDASLFRDLVNSVTGQVTELDAIFAPFLDRAVAMIDPVEKNILRMGVYELQAKPEIPYRVVINESVELAKRFGAEESHKYINGVLDKVALQLRSLEKTQMD; translated from the coding sequence ATGAATCGATCGGATTTTAAGCCCGGCGACGGTGTCGAGGTAATGGAAGAAGAAGGGCCGGTGAGTCCTCGTACCCAATCGCGGCGCGTTGCATTGCAGGCGTTGTACCAATGGCAGATGAATCACACCGAACCGTTTGACATCATCAAGCAGTTTTCGGAAGACGGTTTGCTGGGCGATGTGGATGCCTCTTTATTTCGTGACTTGGTCAACAGTGTGACCGGCCAAGTAACGGAATTGGATGCGATTTTCGCACCGTTTTTGGATCGTGCGGTCGCGATGATTGATCCGGTGGAGAAAAACATTCTGAGAATGGGCGTTTACGAACTGCAAGCCAAGCCGGAGATTCCTTATCGAGTCGTCATTAACGAATCGGTGGAACTGGCCAAGCGCTTTGGTGCCGAGGAAAGTCACAAGTACATTAACGGTGTTTTGGATAAAGTGGCGTTGCAATTGCGCAGCTTGGAAAAAACGCAGATGGACTGA
- the thiL gene encoding thiamine-phosphate kinase: protein MTHEFDLIRTFFQPLSQVATQDIGIGDDGAVLSCPSGQQLVVVTDTMVEGVHFPLDTLPEDIGWKALAVNLSDLAAMGARPAFFSLALSLPESKNHQAWLKAFSSGLRHLAEAHRVPLIGGDTTRSDRLTVTVTAHGWVSAGQALRRSGARPGDGLYVSGYIGDGALGLMAVNEALDAGAYAGALQKLNRPEPRVALGGLLVGLASSAIDVSDGLLADIAHLLEASQCGCEVDVSAVPYSQAMQSYLAENAQAWALPLTGGDDYELCFTVPAEKEALLKERTRHLNLSITEIGRITAGTGAVLKNAPKGVQTLEHLGFQHF, encoded by the coding sequence ATGACGCATGAGTTTGATTTGATCCGCACCTTTTTCCAGCCGTTGTCGCAGGTTGCGACGCAGGATATTGGCATTGGCGATGACGGAGCGGTTTTGTCCTGCCCGTCCGGGCAGCAACTGGTGGTAGTGACCGATACCATGGTGGAAGGGGTGCATTTTCCATTGGATACCTTGCCGGAAGACATCGGCTGGAAGGCCTTGGCGGTTAACCTCAGTGACTTAGCCGCGATGGGTGCCCGCCCGGCTTTTTTCTCATTGGCATTGAGTTTGCCGGAATCGAAAAACCACCAGGCCTGGTTAAAAGCCTTTTCAAGCGGGTTGCGCCATTTGGCGGAAGCACATCGGGTTCCGTTAATCGGTGGGGACACCACTCGGTCGGACCGTCTAACGGTGACGGTCACGGCGCACGGTTGGGTGTCTGCCGGTCAGGCCTTGCGGCGTTCCGGCGCGCGCCCGGGAGACGGTCTTTACGTTTCCGGCTATATCGGCGATGGCGCTTTGGGCTTGATGGCCGTCAACGAAGCTCTGGATGCCGGAGCCTATGCCGGTGCTTTGCAAAAATTGAACCGGCCTGAGCCGCGAGTGGCATTGGGCGGTTTATTGGTCGGCCTGGCCAGCAGCGCCATCGATGTTTCCGATGGTTTATTGGCCGACATTGCCCATCTATTGGAGGCGTCGCAATGTGGGTGTGAGGTGGATGTGTCAGCGGTTCCATATTCACAAGCCATGCAAAGTTATTTGGCAGAAAATGCCCAGGCCTGGGCATTACCGCTGACGGGCGGGGATGATTATGAATTATGCTTTACGGTGCCTGCGGAAAAAGAAGCGCTACTGAAAGAGCGCACCCGGCATTTAAATCTGTCGATAACGGAAATCGGTCGTATTACCGCTGGAACGGGTGCGGTATTGAAAAACGCGCCGAAAGGTGTCCAAACCTTGGAACACTTGGGCTTTCAGCACTTTTAA
- the ribH gene encoding 6,7-dimethyl-8-ribityllumazine synthase: protein MKIIEGNLTAEGLKIGLLVGRFNSFIVDSLVKGAVDTIVRHGGSEDNIEQVFVPGAFEIPIVAQKMADSGKYDAIVALGAVIRGGTPHFDYVAGECVKGIGQVALKSGTPVSFGVLTVDTIEQAIERAGTKAGNKGEECTLAAIETANVLKQL, encoded by the coding sequence ATGAAAATCATCGAAGGAAATTTGACGGCGGAAGGGTTGAAAATCGGTCTGCTGGTCGGGCGTTTTAACAGCTTCATTGTCGACAGTTTGGTAAAAGGGGCGGTGGATACCATCGTGCGTCACGGCGGTTCGGAAGACAATATTGAACAGGTGTTTGTGCCGGGCGCGTTTGAGATTCCGATTGTGGCGCAAAAAATGGCCGACTCCGGAAAATACGATGCCATCGTGGCTTTGGGCGCGGTAATCCGTGGCGGTACGCCGCATTTCGATTATGTGGCGGGTGAATGCGTGAAAGGGATTGGACAAGTCGCGCTGAAAAGCGGCACCCCGGTTTCATTCGGCGTTTTGACCGTGGATACCATCGAGCAAGCCATTGAACGTGCCGGCACCAAAGCCGGTAACAAAGGCGAAGAGTGCACCTTGGCGGCGATTGAAACTGCTAATGTGTTGAAACAGCTTTAA
- the ribBA gene encoding bifunctional 3,4-dihydroxy-2-butanone-4-phosphate synthase/GTP cyclohydrolase II, translated as MQLNTIEEIIEDYRQGKMVILMDDEDRENEGDVMIAANAITAEHINFMARYGRGLICLTLTKERCQQLHLPLMSRTNQDTHGTSFTVSIEAAEGVTTGISAADRAATIQAAIKSDATPADIVTPGHVFPIMAKPGGVLERAGHTEAGCDLARLAGMEPASVIVEVMNEDGTMARRDDLELFAQEHGIKLGTVADLIQYRLKNEKTIERVSECHMPTEYGDFRLIGYEDILEHRAHMALVYGQLDGSQPTAVRVHMLDTLCDLFDSNRSECGWSLRLAMKQIAQEGSGVIVILRKHEEGAELLDKIQQFQMKDRGISQPETQSEDDAKTYGLGAQILSDLGLKQLKVIGSAWRMSALGGFGLEIVENIEKIKD; from the coding sequence ATGCAGTTAAATACGATTGAAGAAATCATTGAAGATTATCGACAAGGTAAAATGGTCATTCTGATGGATGACGAAGACCGGGAAAATGAAGGCGATGTGATGATTGCCGCCAATGCGATTACCGCGGAGCACATCAATTTTATGGCGCGTTACGGTCGCGGCTTGATTTGCCTGACTCTGACCAAGGAACGTTGCCAACAGCTACATTTGCCGTTGATGTCGCGAACGAATCAGGATACGCACGGCACCAGTTTTACGGTTTCCATCGAAGCCGCCGAAGGCGTGACTACCGGGATTTCCGCCGCAGATCGTGCCGCAACAATTCAAGCGGCGATTAAATCCGATGCCACACCGGCCGACATCGTTACGCCGGGGCACGTGTTTCCGATTATGGCGAAACCGGGTGGCGTATTGGAACGCGCCGGGCACACTGAAGCTGGCTGCGATTTGGCGCGATTGGCTGGTATGGAACCCGCTTCGGTTATTGTAGAAGTCATGAATGAAGACGGTACCATGGCGCGTCGCGACGATCTGGAATTGTTTGCTCAAGAGCACGGCATTAAATTGGGCACGGTGGCAGACCTGATTCAATATCGCCTGAAGAATGAAAAGACCATCGAGCGGGTTTCAGAATGTCACATGCCAACAGAATACGGCGACTTCCGGTTGATAGGTTACGAAGATATTCTGGAACATCGCGCGCACATGGCCTTGGTTTACGGGCAGTTGGACGGCAGTCAGCCGACGGCGGTTCGTGTGCATATGTTGGATACCCTGTGCGACCTGTTTGACTCCAACCGGAGCGAATGCGGCTGGTCTTTGCGGCTCGCCATGAAGCAAATCGCCCAGGAAGGTTCGGGCGTGATTGTCATTTTGCGTAAGCACGAGGAAGGCGCTGAGTTGTTGGATAAAATTCAGCAGTTCCAGATGAAAGACCGCGGCATCAGTCAACCGGAAACCCAATCGGAAGACGATGCTAAAACTTATGGTTTGGGTGCGCAAATTTTGTCCGACCTTGGTTTGAAACAGTTGAAGGTCATCGGTTCGGCTTGGCGCATGAGCGCGTTGGGTGGCTTTGGCTTGGAAATCGTCGAAAATATTGAGAAAATAAAAGATTGA
- a CDS encoding methyl-accepting chemotaxis protein, with protein sequence MKFFNYISINLRLFINTLLSIGFMSAIAYIGWQSLSDVQTKADALSGLQKEQTSRIANLQQSLILTTQLSNEYILTRSQASNQKFNQAIDELKVQTEQMLNVLTSPENQEVIHTIETVLRQYKKVTNSNVFLKNEINNTLEYGIAPTAETMENTLKTLSDSSEIQESEALLSAVKNLQKRLADSQLMLGKLISTKDTSLNQLFDQKGLGDDADNDLSVLNDELGSNFAWMDTLSELSNARDGFQESFGDIKDYLNTETENNNSLIALINQANQQINFLSTESQQTTSGLIQELNQLSNEQIYRLGLLSLVGLILILLLNLLVVSSITGPLHRMKKTIARIAQSGELAQWKTLKGKNELVDMSNSINDLIGSFRHITGELQQVGTALSHGQFNRHVEKEYAGDLLSLKENFNDSVSQISHTMSSIQNMSEAIQQGNLTFSESADQYQGAYRKVVESLNDAMTTQRQAIESVKDVMLMMNKGDFSKRIELDMPGDLTQLKTYLNNSLDKLDEAITQKSHTLDHFRQGNFAFEIQGEFEGKLKELKNNMQDMAANISDMLADVQNASSDAVSGVQEISLGNQDLNQRVNQQAQAIQNTMNHMQQMINQVNESLSNASTVNNRSSQAKENTLSGVNIVNSMVEAISEIEAASEEIASFTQVIDDIAFQTNLLALNAAVEAARAGEQGRGFAVVATEVRNLASKSGDAAHSIQDVTQKSLKKVKQGIELSELTKKAFEENAQAIDEISSMMSAMHDSLNHQSHGIEQVNHSLLEINEITQQNASLVEEVTHTSTSIIDSVKGVEERLLNFRLKASDSVTSLPPANEVDEHEVFAEEPVATDEGVDDETLLTDKTA encoded by the coding sequence ATGAAGTTTTTCAATTACATTTCCATCAATCTACGACTGTTCATCAACACGCTGTTATCCATCGGATTCATGTCCGCTATCGCCTATATCGGCTGGCAATCGCTCTCGGACGTGCAAACCAAAGCCGACGCGCTCTCCGGGTTGCAGAAAGAACAAACCAGTCGCATCGCCAATTTACAGCAATCGCTGATTCTGACCACGCAATTGTCGAACGAATACATTTTGACGCGCAGCCAAGCCTCCAACCAGAAGTTCAACCAAGCCATCGATGAACTCAAGGTGCAAACCGAACAGATGCTAAACGTACTGACGTCTCCCGAAAACCAGGAAGTGATTCATACCATTGAAACGGTGCTGCGACAATATAAGAAAGTCACCAATTCCAACGTCTTCCTGAAAAACGAAATCAACAATACCTTGGAATATGGCATTGCACCAACCGCCGAAACCATGGAAAACACACTCAAAACCCTCAGCGACAGTTCTGAGATTCAAGAGTCGGAGGCCTTGCTCTCCGCCGTCAAGAACCTGCAAAAACGCCTGGCCGACTCGCAATTGATGCTCGGCAAACTTATCTCGACCAAAGACACTAGCCTGAACCAACTGTTTGACCAAAAAGGCCTGGGAGACGACGCCGATAACGACTTGAGCGTATTAAACGATGAATTGGGTTCCAATTTTGCCTGGATGGACACCCTATCCGAATTAAGTAATGCACGAGACGGCTTTCAGGAATCCTTCGGAGACATTAAAGATTACCTGAACACGGAGACTGAAAACAACAACTCCCTGATTGCCCTGATCAACCAGGCCAATCAGCAAATTAATTTCCTTTCCACCGAATCTCAGCAAACCACTTCCGGCCTGATTCAGGAACTGAACCAACTGTCCAATGAACAAATCTACCGCTTAGGGCTGCTCAGTCTGGTTGGTTTGATTTTGATTCTCTTATTGAACCTGCTGGTCGTCAGCTCGATCACCGGCCCGTTGCATCGCATGAAGAAAACCATCGCCCGCATTGCTCAGAGCGGTGAACTGGCGCAATGGAAAACCCTCAAAGGCAAAAACGAACTGGTGGATATGAGCAACAGCATCAACGACCTGATCGGTTCTTTCCGCCACATTACCGGTGAGCTGCAACAGGTCGGCACTGCCTTGTCCCACGGCCAATTCAATCGACACGTCGAAAAAGAATACGCCGGCGACCTACTCAGTCTGAAAGAAAACTTCAACGATTCCGTCAGCCAAATTTCCCACACCATGTCCTCCATTCAAAACATGAGTGAAGCCATCCAACAAGGCAACTTGACCTTCAGCGAATCGGCCGATCAATATCAGGGCGCGTATCGTAAAGTGGTCGAAAGCCTGAACGACGCCATGACCACTCAACGCCAAGCCATCGAATCGGTCAAGGACGTCATGCTGATGATGAACAAAGGCGATTTCTCAAAACGCATCGAACTGGATATGCCGGGCGATTTAACGCAACTGAAAACCTATTTGAACAACTCCCTCGACAAGCTGGATGAGGCCATCACCCAAAAATCCCACACATTGGATCATTTCCGTCAAGGCAACTTCGCTTTTGAAATCCAAGGGGAGTTTGAAGGCAAATTGAAAGAACTGAAAAACAACATGCAAGACATGGCCGCCAACATCAGCGACATGCTGGCCGACGTGCAAAATGCCTCCTCCGATGCGGTGAGCGGCGTGCAGGAAATCAGCTTAGGCAATCAGGACCTCAACCAGCGCGTCAACCAACAAGCACAGGCGATTCAAAACACCATGAACCACATGCAACAGATGATCAATCAGGTCAATGAGTCCCTGTCCAATGCGTCGACGGTCAATAACCGAAGCTCCCAAGCCAAAGAGAACACCTTATCCGGTGTCAATATCGTCAACAGCATGGTTGAAGCCATTAGCGAAATCGAAGCGGCTAGCGAAGAAATCGCCAGCTTCACCCAAGTAATCGACGACATCGCTTTCCAAACCAACCTTTTGGCGTTGAATGCCGCGGTTGAAGCGGCCCGTGCCGGAGAACAAGGTCGTGGATTTGCCGTAGTGGCAACCGAAGTTCGTAATCTGGCGTCCAAGTCCGGTGACGCGGCACACAGCATTCAGGATGTGACCCAAAAAAGTTTGAAAAAGGTCAAGCAAGGCATCGAGCTCAGCGAACTTACCAAGAAAGCTTTTGAAGAAAACGCTCAGGCCATTGATGAAATTTCTTCAATGATGTCGGCCATGCACGATTCGCTAAATCACCAGTCTCACGGCATCGAGCAAGTGAACCACTCATTGTTGGAAATCAACGAAATCACACAACAAAACGCCTCGCTGGTGGAGGAAGTGACGCACACTTCGACCAGCATCATCGACAGCGTGAAAGGCGTGGAAGAACGTTTATTGAACTTCCGGCTCAAAGCCAGCGATTCGGTCACCAGTTTGCCACCTGCCAACGAAGTGGATGAACATGAAGTCTTTGCCGAAGAACCCGTGGCGACAGATGAAGGCGTTGACGACGAAACGTTGCTGACCGACAAGACTGCTTAA